A section of the Xiphias gladius isolate SHS-SW01 ecotype Sanya breed wild chromosome 10, ASM1685928v1, whole genome shotgun sequence genome encodes:
- the strn3 gene encoding striatin-3, whose amino-acid sequence MDEHPGGGGGVGAGAPRQPPPPQQQQQQQQQTGSNSSANPPIGGGGGGGGGVMVPHQPDELPRPQQQYTIPGILHYIQHEWARFEMERAHWEVERAELQARIAFLQGERKGQENLKNDLVRRIKMLEYALKQERAKYHKLKYGTELNQGEMKMPSFESDTKDSEVSAVPANSQLTWKQGRQLLRQYLQEVGYTDTILDVRTQRVRSLLGLSGSEQNGSVENKNLQHLINGTERRKDSKRSPGDVLETFNFLENAEDSDEDEDEEGDLMDDISTDKHHRAKKHKTKVGNEGLASEDDADTEEALKEFDFLVTAEDGEGAGEARSSGDGTEWAEPLPFPTGGGKSFLLGGSDDVLESVLGLGDLADLTVTNDETDYSYDLPSNKESSFRKTWNPKYTLRSHFDGVRALAFHPVEPCLVTVSEDHTLKLWNLTKTVPAKKSASFDVEPIYTFRAHVGPVLSLAMTSSGEQCFSGGIDSTIQWWNIPSSNVDPYDTYDPSVLAGSWAGHTDAVWGLAYSGIKNRLLSCSADGTVKLWNPTEKNPCICTFNTNKEHGVPTSVDFNGCDPAHMVASFNSGDVVVYDLETSQHALVLKGQGDGTLPGSNHINKVVSHPTLPVTITAHEDRHIKFYDNKSGKVIHAMVAHLDAVTSLAVDPNGIYLMSGSHDCSLRLWNLDSKTCVQEITAHRKKSEEAIYDVAFHPSKAYIASAGADALARVYV is encoded by the exons atggatgagCACCCcggcggaggaggaggggtcGGAGCGGGCGCTCCGCGACAGCCTCCgccgccgcagcagcagcaacaacagcagcagcagacggGGAGCAACAGCAGCGCTAATCCGCCGATCGGAGGCGGTGGAGGTGGCGGTGGCGGAGTCATGGTGCCGCACCAGCCGGACGAGCTGCCCCGGCCGCAGCAGCAGTACACCATCCCCGGCATCCTGCACTACATCCAGCACGAGTGGGCCCGGTTCGAGATGGAGAGGGCGCACTGGGAGGTTGAGAGGGCCGAGCTCCAG GCGAGGATAGCGTTCCTGCAGGGGGAGAGGAAAGGTCAGGAGAACCTGAAGAACGACCTGGttagaagaataaaaatgttaGAATACGCTCTAAAGCAGGAAAG agCAAAATACCACAAACTAAAATATGGAACGGAGTTAAACCAAGGGGAGATGAAGATGCCAAGCTTTGAATCAG ACACCAAAGACTCAGAGGTCTCTGCTGTTCCTGCCAACAGTCAGCTCACCTGGAAACAAGGAAGACAACTACTCAGACa gtACCTGCAGGAAGTCGGATACACAGACACCATCCTGGACGTTCGTACCCAGAGGGTTCGCTCTCTGCTCGGCTTGTCGGGCTCCGAGCAGAACGGTTCTGTGGAGAACAAGAACCTGCAGCACCTGATCAACGGGACAGAGCGCCGCAAGGACAGCaagag GAGTCCAGGTGATGTTCTGGAGACATTTAACTTCCTGGAGAACGCAGAGGACAGTGACGAAGAcgaggatgaggagggagaCCTGATGGACGACATCAGCACCGACAAACACCACCGAGCCAAGAAACACAAGACCAAg GTTGGGAACGAGGGCTTGGCATCGGAGGACGATGCTGACACGGAGGAGGCACTGAAGGAGTTTGACTTCTTGGTGACGGCCGAGGACGGAGAGGGAGCGGGCGAAGCTCGGAGCTCTGGAGACGGGACAGAGTGGG cGGAGCCTCTACCGTTTCCCACCGGTGGGGGGAAATCCTTCCTGTTGGGGGGGTCGGACGACGTGTTGGAGAGCGTGCTGGGTTTGGGTGACCTCGCTGACCTCACTGTCACAAACGACGAAACAGACTACAGCTATGAT CTGCCATCCAATAAGGAGTCTTCGTTCAGGAAGACGTGGAACCCAAAGTACACGCTGCGGAGCCACTTTGACGGCGTCCGAGCGCTGGCCTTCCACCCTGTCGAGCCCTGCCTGGTCACCGTGTCCGAGGACCACACCCTCAAGCTATGGAACCTCACCAAGACCGTCCCTGCCAAAAA AAGTGCCTCTTTTGACGTGGAACCCATCTACACATTCAGAGCTCACGT TGGTCCAGTGTTGTCGTTGGCGATGACCTCCAGTGGTGAACAGTGTTTCAGTGGAGGCATCGACTCGACCATCCAGTGGTGGAACATCCCCAGCTCAAATGTCGACCCCTACGACACCTACG ACCCCAGTGTCCTCGCGGGGTCGTGGGCGGGGCATACGGACGCCGTGTGGGGACTGGCTTACAGCGGCATCAAGAACCGCCTCCTGTCCTGCTCGGCCGACGGAACGGTGAAACTGTGGAACCCGACGGAGAAAAACCCCTGCATCTGCACTTTCAACACAAACAAGG agcACGGGGTCCCCACATCGGTGGACTTTAACGGTTGTGACCCCGCCCACATGGTGGCGTCCTTTAACAGTGGAGACGTGGTGGTGTACGACCTGGAgacctcccagcatgcactggtgCTGAAGGGGCAGGGAGACGGCA CCCTCCCGGGGTCGAATCATATCAATAAGGTGGTGAGTCATCCCACGCTACCCGTCACCATCACCGCTCATGAAGACAGACACATCAAATTCTACGATAACAAGTCAG GTAAAGTGATTCATGCCATGGTGGCTCACCTGGACGCCGTGACCAGTCTGGCTGTGGATCCCAACGGGATCTACCTGATGTCCGGCA gtcACGACTGCTCCCTGCGTCTGTGGAACCTCGACAGTAAAACATGCGTTCAGGAGATCACGGCTCACCGTAAGAAGAGCGAGGAGGCCATCTACGACGTGGCCTTCCACCCCTCCAAGGCCTACATCGCCTCCGCCGGAGCTGACGCCCTCGCCCGGGTCTACGTCTAG
- the ap4s1 gene encoding AP-4 complex subunit sigma-1 isoform X2 — MLTVLRGLYVNTQRRDAFRRSSDTQKSHQQRCQKSLNSGTIFSFQRGPNDAPDGSVPVPGLRPAAERRMIKFVLMVNRQGQTRLSRYYQPVELSRRAALEADVVRCCLSRKKDQCSFVEYKDFKLVYRQYAALYIVVGVTDAENELSIYELVHNFVEVLDKYFSRVSELDLKWLQQKIQQVFPRSRINLKQIRTKTKRFSGVSRRAAPPADHVQPGPSAHHPGRDDPERTHRGDQPDQNPRSAHCPRQDGRRLRLQTGIRRWRVTDSKLQGIEPATL; from the exons ATGCTAACGGTTCTACGCGGGTTGTACGTGAACACGCAGCGGCGTGATGCCTTCAGGCGCTCCTCGGACACGCAGAAATCCCATCAACAGAG GTGCCAGAAGTCTCTAAACTCTGGGAcgattttctcatttcaaagaG GTCCTAACGACGCACCCGACGGTAGCGTCCCCGTGCCGGGCCTCAGGCCGGCGGCCGAGCGGAGGATGATCAAGTTTGTGCTGATGGTGAACCGGCAGGGCCAGACCAGACTGTCCAGGTATTATCAACCCGTGGAGCTGAGCAGGAGGGCGGCGCTGGAGGCCGACGTGGTCCGCTGCTGCCTGAGCCGCAAGAAGGACCAG TGTTCCTTTGTGGAGTATAAAGACTTTAAACTGGTCTACCGTCAGTATGCGGCTCTGTATATCGTGGTGGGAGTCACAGACGCCGAG AACGAGCTGTCCATCTACGAGCTGGTCCACAACTTCGTGGAGGTCCTGGATAAGTACTTCAGCCGAGTG AGCGAACTGGAC TTAAAATGGCTCCAACAGAAAATTCAGCAGGTGTTTCCACGTTCGAGGATCAACTTAAAACAGatcaggacaaaaacaaagaggttCTCTGGTGTGAGCCGAAGAGCAGCGCCCCCTGCAG ATCATGTTCAACCTGGACCGAGTGCACATCATCCTGGACGAGATGATCCAGAACGGACACATCGTGGAGACCAACCGGACCAGAATCCTCGCTCCGCTCACTGCCCTCGACAAGATGGCAGACGGCTGAGA CTCCAGACCGGCATCCGGAGGTGGAGAGTAACAGACTCTAAACTGCAGGGAATCGAACCTGCAACCCTGTGA
- the ap4s1 gene encoding AP-4 complex subunit sigma-1 isoform X1: MLTVLRGLYVNTQRRDAFRRSSDTQKSHQQRCQKSLNSGTIFSFQRGPNDAPDGSVPVPGLRPAAERRMIKFVLMVNRQGQTRLSRYYQPVELSRRAALEADVVRCCLSRKKDQCSFVEYKDFKLVYRQYAALYIVVGVTDAENELSIYELVHNFVEVLDKYFSRVSELDLKWLQQKIQQVFPRSRINLKQIRTKTKRFSGVSRRAAPPADHVQPGPSAHHPGRDDPERTHRGDQPDQNPRSAHCPRQDGRRLRLRTRFRSRETRPQTFSPDRHPEVESNRL; encoded by the exons ATGCTAACGGTTCTACGCGGGTTGTACGTGAACACGCAGCGGCGTGATGCCTTCAGGCGCTCCTCGGACACGCAGAAATCCCATCAACAGAG GTGCCAGAAGTCTCTAAACTCTGGGAcgattttctcatttcaaagaG GTCCTAACGACGCACCCGACGGTAGCGTCCCCGTGCCGGGCCTCAGGCCGGCGGCCGAGCGGAGGATGATCAAGTTTGTGCTGATGGTGAACCGGCAGGGCCAGACCAGACTGTCCAGGTATTATCAACCCGTGGAGCTGAGCAGGAGGGCGGCGCTGGAGGCCGACGTGGTCCGCTGCTGCCTGAGCCGCAAGAAGGACCAG TGTTCCTTTGTGGAGTATAAAGACTTTAAACTGGTCTACCGTCAGTATGCGGCTCTGTATATCGTGGTGGGAGTCACAGACGCCGAG AACGAGCTGTCCATCTACGAGCTGGTCCACAACTTCGTGGAGGTCCTGGATAAGTACTTCAGCCGAGTG AGCGAACTGGAC TTAAAATGGCTCCAACAGAAAATTCAGCAGGTGTTTCCACGTTCGAGGATCAACTTAAAACAGatcaggacaaaaacaaagaggttCTCTGGTGTGAGCCGAAGAGCAGCGCCCCCTGCAG ATCATGTTCAACCTGGACCGAGTGCACATCATCCTGGACGAGATGATCCAGAACGGACACATCGTGGAGACCAACCGGACCAGAATCCTCGCTCCGCTCACTGCCCTCGACAAGATGGCAGACGGCTGAGACTCCGGACGCGGTTCCGTTCCCGGGAGACGAGGCCACAGACTTTTTCTCCAGACCGGCATCCGGAGGTGGAGAGTAACAGACTCTAA
- the ap4s1 gene encoding AP-4 complex subunit sigma-1 isoform X3, which yields MLTVLRGLYVNTQRRDAFRRSSDTQKSHQQRCQKSLNSGTIFSFQRGPNDAPDGSVPVPGLRPAAERRMIKFVLMVNRQGQTRLSRYYQPVELSRRAALEADVVRCCLSRKKDQCSFVEYKDFKLVYRQYAALYIVVGVTDAENELSIYELVHNFVEVLDKYFSRVSELDQVFPRSRINLKQIRTKTKRFSGVSRRAAPPADHVQPGPSAHHPGRDDPERTHRGDQPDQNPRSAHCPRQDGRRLRLRTRFRSRETRPQTFSPDRHPEVESNRL from the exons ATGCTAACGGTTCTACGCGGGTTGTACGTGAACACGCAGCGGCGTGATGCCTTCAGGCGCTCCTCGGACACGCAGAAATCCCATCAACAGAG GTGCCAGAAGTCTCTAAACTCTGGGAcgattttctcatttcaaagaG GTCCTAACGACGCACCCGACGGTAGCGTCCCCGTGCCGGGCCTCAGGCCGGCGGCCGAGCGGAGGATGATCAAGTTTGTGCTGATGGTGAACCGGCAGGGCCAGACCAGACTGTCCAGGTATTATCAACCCGTGGAGCTGAGCAGGAGGGCGGCGCTGGAGGCCGACGTGGTCCGCTGCTGCCTGAGCCGCAAGAAGGACCAG TGTTCCTTTGTGGAGTATAAAGACTTTAAACTGGTCTACCGTCAGTATGCGGCTCTGTATATCGTGGTGGGAGTCACAGACGCCGAG AACGAGCTGTCCATCTACGAGCTGGTCCACAACTTCGTGGAGGTCCTGGATAAGTACTTCAGCCGAGTG AGCGAACTGGAC CAGGTGTTTCCACGTTCGAGGATCAACTTAAAACAGatcaggacaaaaacaaagaggttCTCTGGTGTGAGCCGAAGAGCAGCGCCCCCTGCAG ATCATGTTCAACCTGGACCGAGTGCACATCATCCTGGACGAGATGATCCAGAACGGACACATCGTGGAGACCAACCGGACCAGAATCCTCGCTCCGCTCACTGCCCTCGACAAGATGGCAGACGGCTGAGACTCCGGACGCGGTTCCGTTCCCGGGAGACGAGGCCACAGACTTTTTCTCCAGACCGGCATCCGGAGGTGGAGAGTAACAGACTCTAA
- the ap4s1 gene encoding AP-4 complex subunit sigma-1 isoform X4: MLTVLRGLYVNTQRRDAFRRSSDTQKSHQQRCQKSLNSGTIFSFQRGPNDAPDGSVPVPGLRPAAERRMIKFVLMVNRQGQTRLSRYYQPVELSRRAALEADVVRCCLSRKKDQCSFVEYKDFKLVYRQYAALYIVVGVTDAENELSIYELVHNFVEVLDKYFSRVSELDVFPRSRINLKQIRTKTKRFSGVSRRAAPPADHVQPGPSAHHPGRDDPERTHRGDQPDQNPRSAHCPRQDGRRLRLRTRFRSRETRPQTFSPDRHPEVESNRL, translated from the exons ATGCTAACGGTTCTACGCGGGTTGTACGTGAACACGCAGCGGCGTGATGCCTTCAGGCGCTCCTCGGACACGCAGAAATCCCATCAACAGAG GTGCCAGAAGTCTCTAAACTCTGGGAcgattttctcatttcaaagaG GTCCTAACGACGCACCCGACGGTAGCGTCCCCGTGCCGGGCCTCAGGCCGGCGGCCGAGCGGAGGATGATCAAGTTTGTGCTGATGGTGAACCGGCAGGGCCAGACCAGACTGTCCAGGTATTATCAACCCGTGGAGCTGAGCAGGAGGGCGGCGCTGGAGGCCGACGTGGTCCGCTGCTGCCTGAGCCGCAAGAAGGACCAG TGTTCCTTTGTGGAGTATAAAGACTTTAAACTGGTCTACCGTCAGTATGCGGCTCTGTATATCGTGGTGGGAGTCACAGACGCCGAG AACGAGCTGTCCATCTACGAGCTGGTCCACAACTTCGTGGAGGTCCTGGATAAGTACTTCAGCCGAGTG AGCGAACTGGAC GTGTTTCCACGTTCGAGGATCAACTTAAAACAGatcaggacaaaaacaaagaggttCTCTGGTGTGAGCCGAAGAGCAGCGCCCCCTGCAG ATCATGTTCAACCTGGACCGAGTGCACATCATCCTGGACGAGATGATCCAGAACGGACACATCGTGGAGACCAACCGGACCAGAATCCTCGCTCCGCTCACTGCCCTCGACAAGATGGCAGACGGCTGAGACTCCGGACGCGGTTCCGTTCCCGGGAGACGAGGCCACAGACTTTTTCTCCAGACCGGCATCCGGAGGTGGAGAGTAACAGACTCTAA
- the ap4s1 gene encoding AP-4 complex subunit sigma-1 isoform X6 produces MLTVLRGLYVNTQRRDAFRRSSDTQKSHQQRCQKSLNSGTIFSFQRGPNDAPDGSVPVPGLRPAAERRMIKFVLMVNRQGQTRLSRYYQPVELSRRAALEADVVRCCLSRKKDQCSFVEYKDFKLVYRQYAALYIVVGVTDAENELSIYELVHNFVEVLDKYFSRVSELDIMFNLDRVHIILDEMIQNGHIVETNRTRILAPLTALDKMADG; encoded by the exons ATGCTAACGGTTCTACGCGGGTTGTACGTGAACACGCAGCGGCGTGATGCCTTCAGGCGCTCCTCGGACACGCAGAAATCCCATCAACAGAG GTGCCAGAAGTCTCTAAACTCTGGGAcgattttctcatttcaaagaG GTCCTAACGACGCACCCGACGGTAGCGTCCCCGTGCCGGGCCTCAGGCCGGCGGCCGAGCGGAGGATGATCAAGTTTGTGCTGATGGTGAACCGGCAGGGCCAGACCAGACTGTCCAGGTATTATCAACCCGTGGAGCTGAGCAGGAGGGCGGCGCTGGAGGCCGACGTGGTCCGCTGCTGCCTGAGCCGCAAGAAGGACCAG TGTTCCTTTGTGGAGTATAAAGACTTTAAACTGGTCTACCGTCAGTATGCGGCTCTGTATATCGTGGTGGGAGTCACAGACGCCGAG AACGAGCTGTCCATCTACGAGCTGGTCCACAACTTCGTGGAGGTCCTGGATAAGTACTTCAGCCGAGTG AGCGAACTGGAC ATCATGTTCAACCTGGACCGAGTGCACATCATCCTGGACGAGATGATCCAGAACGGACACATCGTGGAGACCAACCGGACCAGAATCCTCGCTCCGCTCACTGCCCTCGACAAGATGGCAGACGGCTGA
- the ap4s1 gene encoding AP-4 complex subunit sigma-1 isoform X5 has protein sequence MIKFVLMVNRQGQTRLSRYYQPVELSRRAALEADVVRCCLSRKKDQCSFVEYKDFKLVYRQYAALYIVVGVTDAENELSIYELVHNFVEVLDKYFSRVSELDLKWLQQKIQQVFPRSRINLKQIRTKTKRFSGVSRRAAPPADHVQPGPSAHHPGRDDPERTHRGDQPDQNPRSAHCPRQDGRRLRLRTRFRSRETRPQTFSPDRHPEVESNRL, from the exons ATGATCAAGTTTGTGCTGATGGTGAACCGGCAGGGCCAGACCAGACTGTCCAGGTATTATCAACCCGTGGAGCTGAGCAGGAGGGCGGCGCTGGAGGCCGACGTGGTCCGCTGCTGCCTGAGCCGCAAGAAGGACCAG TGTTCCTTTGTGGAGTATAAAGACTTTAAACTGGTCTACCGTCAGTATGCGGCTCTGTATATCGTGGTGGGAGTCACAGACGCCGAG AACGAGCTGTCCATCTACGAGCTGGTCCACAACTTCGTGGAGGTCCTGGATAAGTACTTCAGCCGAGTG AGCGAACTGGAC TTAAAATGGCTCCAACAGAAAATTCAGCAGGTGTTTCCACGTTCGAGGATCAACTTAAAACAGatcaggacaaaaacaaagaggttCTCTGGTGTGAGCCGAAGAGCAGCGCCCCCTGCAG ATCATGTTCAACCTGGACCGAGTGCACATCATCCTGGACGAGATGATCCAGAACGGACACATCGTGGAGACCAACCGGACCAGAATCCTCGCTCCGCTCACTGCCCTCGACAAGATGGCAGACGGCTGAGACTCCGGACGCGGTTCCGTTCCCGGGAGACGAGGCCACAGACTTTTTCTCCAGACCGGCATCCGGAGGTGGAGAGTAACAGACTCTAA